One stretch of Manis pentadactyla isolate mManPen7 chromosome 10, mManPen7.hap1, whole genome shotgun sequence DNA includes these proteins:
- the LOC130678966 gene encoding olfactory receptor 8S1-like codes for MALSNHSTISEVILTGLSDDPHFQALLFVLFLGIYLLTLTGNLLLLLLIRAYSHLHMPIYFFLSNLSFLDLCFSSVTVPKLLKDLLSEKKTVSVEGCLAQIFVFLTAGKEAGLLSAMAYDHYATTCHPLLYGQVMSNQLYVRVVWGSWSLASLNALVIVLLGVDLDFCDAHTIHHYTCELPSLFPLSCSAVSMNVSILSFSTVLLGLGNFLPIFFSYARIICNILSMRSTGRSKAFSTRSSHLIAVILFFGLGLIRYLLLPSSSSLDLLSSLQ; via the coding sequence ATGGCCTTGAGTAACCACAGCACCATCTCCGAGGTTATTCTCACGGGGCTGTCTGATGACCCCCACTTCCAGGCCCTGCTCTTTGTGCTCTTCCTGGGGATTTACCTCCTGACCCTGACTGGgaacctgctgctgctgctgctgatcagGGCCTATTCCCACCTCCACATGCCCATTTATTTCTTCCTGAGCAATCTGTCATTCCTGGACCTCTGCTTCTCCTCTGTCACTGTGCCAAAGCTGCTGAAGGACCTTCTGTCAGAGAAGAAAACCGTATCAGTGGAGGGCTGCCTGGCCCAGATCTTTGTGTTTCTCACTGCAGGAAAAGAAGCCGGCCTGCTCTCAGCAATGGCCTATGACCACTATGCCACCACCTGCCACCCTCTGCTCTACGGCCAGGTGATGAGCAACCAGCTCTATGTGAGGGTGGTGTGGGGCTCCTGGAGCCTGGCCTCTCTCAATGCACTTGTCATAGTGCTCTTGGGTGTTGACCTTGACTTCTGTGATGCCCACACCATCCACCACTACACCTGTGAGCTgccctccctcttccctctgtCTTGCTCTGCTGTATCTATGAATGTCAGCATCTTGTCCTTCTCTACTGTACTACTTGGGCTTGGAAACTTCCTCCCAATCTTCTTTTCCTATGCCCGTATAATATGCAACATCCTGAGCATGAGATCCACAGGCAGGAGCAAGGCCTTCTCCACCCGCTCCTCCCACCTCATTGCAGTGATCCTGTTCTTTGGTTTGGGTTTGATCCGCTATCTCCTGCTTCCCTCTAGTTCCTCCCTGGACTTGCTCTCTTCTCTGCAGTAG
- the LOC130678965 gene encoding olfactory receptor 8S1-like, with protein MALGNNSAVTEFILLGLSADPHIQALLFVLFLVIYLQTLLGNLTLLLVIRADSSLHTPMYFFLSHLSSLDLCFSSATVPKLLENLLSQKKTISVQGCLAQVFFVFDSGSTEAFLLSVMAYDRYFAICHPLLYGQKITNKLCNGLVWGSWGLGFLDALINILPAMSLDFCKDQSIPHYSCELPSLFPLSCSDFSTNFTILLCSSLLNGLVTCVLIVFSYTLIVSTIRSISSSSGRSKAFSTCSSHLTAVLLFYGSAFLRYFTPTSGSPLELVFSVLYGVVTPLVNPLIYSLKNNEVKAAVRRTFIKYVEELL; from the exons ATGGCCCTGGGGAACAACAGTGCCGTCACTGAGTTCATCCTCTTGGGGCTGTCTGCAGACCCCCACATCCAGGCCCTGCTCTTTGTGCTGTTCCTAGTGATTTACCTCCAGACCCTGCTGGGGAACCTGACGCTGCTGCTGGTGATCAGGGCTGATTCCAGCCTCCACacgcccatgtacttcttcctgagtcaCCTCTCTTCCCTGGATCTTTGTTTCTCTTCGGCTACAGTGCCCAAGCTGCTGGAGAACCTCCTGTCTCAGAAGAAAACCATCTCTGTCCAGGGCTGCCTGGCTCAAGTCTTCTTTGTGTTTGACTCGGGGAGCACGGAAGCCTTCCTGCTctcagtgatggcctatgaccgctactttgccatctgccaccctctgctcTATGGCCAGAAGATAACCAACAAGCTCTGTAATGGGCTAGTGTGGGGCTCCTGGGGCCTGGGATTTCTGGACGCACTCATCAACATCCTTCCAGCTATGAGCTTGGACTTCTGTAAGGATCAGTCCATCCCCCACTACAGCTGTGAGCTGCCCTCACTCTTCCCTTtgtcctgctctgatttctccaccAACTTTACTATTTTGCTTTGCTCCAGTCTCCTGAATGGGCTTGTAACCTGTGTCCTAATTGTCTTTTCCTATACTCTTATTGTCTCCACCATCCGGAGCATCAGCTCCTCCTCAGGTAGAagcaaggccttctccacctgctcctcccacctcactgcTGTCCTCCTGTTTTATGGCTCAGCTTTCCTTCGCTATTTCACACCAACCTCAGGTTCACCCCTGGAGTTAGTGTTCTCTGTTCTGTATGGTGTGGTCACTCCCTTAGTGAATCCCCTCATCTACAGCTTGAAGAACAATGAGGTGAAAGCAGCTGTGAGAAGAACGTTTATAAAAT ATGTAGAGGAATTATTATAA